A region of the Thioploca ingrica genome:
TTGTCGAGTATCAATTCCAAAAACCCCGGCTGCAATTAATCCGCCTAATACTAATTGACCCGCTTTAGTAAACCGTTGTCGTATCCAATTATCTAAAGCCAATACAATCCGAAAATTACGAAATAAAACCCGTCTAAGCATTTTTTATTTAAAAAGGTACTGGAATCTGACGTAAAATATCAATTACCACCGATTTATCGCTGACTCCACTAAATCGTGCTTGTGAATCAACTTTGAGACGATGAGCAATCACCGGAACCGCAATTTCTTGAATATGTTCTGGTGTAACAAATTCCATACCATCAAACAAAGCCAGTGCTTGTGCTGTTTTCATCAAAGTGAGAGAAGCACGTGGACTGGCGCCAATTTGCACTCCCGTGGCATGACGAGTCTCCCTCACAATATCAACAATATAGCGTTTTAACTCGGCACTAATGCGTATGTCCTGAGCTGATTTTCTTAACGTATAAATATCTTCTCTACTCGCACAGGAGATTAACGGTTTCGGCGGTTGTTGGTGATTAGACAGAATCGTAACTTCTTCTTCAGCACTGACGTAACCTAAATTAAAACGCATGGCAAAGCGATCCATTTGCGCTTCGGGTAACGGATAAGTGCCGTGAAATTCCAAAGGATTTTGCGTAGCCACGACGAAAAATAATTCCCCAAGAGAATATCTCGTGCCATCTAAACTCACTTGTTTTTCTCCCATCGCTTCTAATAAAGCCGACTGAGTTCGAGGAGAAGCCCGGTTAATTTCATCCGCCAATAAAATATCAGTAAAAATCGGGCCTTTATGAAAGCGAAAATTGTGTTCATGTTGATCAAAAATAGATACGCCCAAAATATCTGAAGGTAATAAATCTGGCGTAAATTGAATCCGCTGAAAATGGAGTTGCAGAGATTGAGCTAATGCTTTCGCTAAAGTGGTTTTACCGGTACCGGGTAAATCTTCCAGCAAAATATGTCCACCACTCGCAAAAGCCGCTAAGAGTTTTCTAATCGCATTCGTTTGACCGGTAATGACTTTTTCAAGATTAGCCACAATATTTTGGTAAATCGTAACTGGAGAACGTATATTGATATCCATATCTTTAGCTGAAATAAGTGATGAATAAAACAGTAGCACCAGTGTATTGTTTTTTTTTAGTTCAGGCAAAGAGGTTAAAACAAATCTTGTCAATACTCATCACCCTAATTCAGTCCATTGTTGATAAATCGTAGGTTTGACCAGATGTTAGCGTAGCCAACAAAATTTTTATCCAATGGCTGTAGGGGCAACCCTTGCGGTTGCTAGATAATGAATAATAATCAAAAGTTAAATATCAATAACAACCGATTAATTTGATAATAACTCTTGTAATGCTTCCCAAACCTTATCGACTGATAAATCCTGATAGCAAGCTGGAAAGACAGTCACTGAACCTCGGTAAATACATTTCTTCTTTAAACAGGGTGCGCAAGGAAAATGGGCTTGCAAATGCCGCTGTTGGCTACCATAAGTACCGGTGCGTGCCGGTTGAGTGGCACCATATAACGTCAAGGTTGGTACTGCTAAAGCTGCCGCAAGATGCGCTAGTCCAGTATCAACCCCGATGACCGCTTGTGCTTGCAGTAATTCACTCGCCAGATTTTGTAAATCCCCTTTGGGAATGAGACTCACTTGCCGGTGAATAGCGGCTATTCGTTGAGCACGTGCGTATTCATGAGAATTACCCCAGGGTAACCGAATTTGGTAACCAGCCGCAACCGCACGTTTTGCTAAACCCACCCAATAATCATCTGGCCAATGTTTAGTTACCCAAGTCGTCCCATGTAAAAAGATCAGCGTCGGTGCAGTAGTTGTAATCAACGATTGAGATTGGAAATAAGGGATAATTCCATAATCAGGTGGAGTTTGAGGTAAAGGATAATTCAAGATAGCCGCGAATAACTGTCTTAAACGGGTGACCGCATGTTGATTTTTCGGAATTGGATAACGTTGTTGATAAACTAAACTCGCTAAAGCTTCTCGTGCAGAACGATAATCAAAACCACAACGCTGACCACGAGCAAAATAGGTTAAAAAAGCACTTTTTAGTAACCCTTGAGCGTCAATAACCCGATCATACTGCTGTTGAGTTAATTGCTGAATAAATTGATGCCAGGTTCCACTCGACCCAGTTTGCCAAGGTTGCTTACGCCACTTCCTCAAGGCGACGGGAATGACTTGCCGAACGACCGGATGCCAACGAGGAATCTCAGCGAAATGCTCTTCTACAACCCAATCACATTGTAAATGCGGAACCTGTTGTTGAACATCAGTCAGCGCCGGCAGTGTGTGAATCACATCACCCAGTGAAGAAGTTTTTATCAGCAGGATGTGCATGTTTTATCTGTTATTAAGGCTTGCATTGGTTGATAATATTCCTGGTGACTCGTTTTGAGGTTTGATGCCGGCATCAATTTAAGAAACTAGGGTATATTCTAGTTTGGAGCTATACTTTACTTATGCAGATCTTTAAAATCAATCTAACGTTTTCGCCAGCTTTAGGAATAATTGAGTAAAATGAATCGTAAACCCACTACCACACTTGCTTCTCCCACCACCGAAAAATTACAAAAAGTATTAGCCCGAATTGGACTCGGTTCACGACGGCAAATTGAAGACTGGATTCGTCAAGGACGAGTCAAAATTAATCGCCAGATTGCGACTATCGGTGACCGAATTAGCTCGGCTGATGAAATTTGGCTAGATGGTCGTAAATTAAACCGATTTCATTTACAAGCTCCACCGCAACAAATTTTGTGTTATCACAAACCGATTGGCGAAGTCTGTACCCGCCATGATCCTGATGGACGCCCAACTTTATTTGACAATTTACCTCATTTGCGTCATGGACGTTGGGTTACCATCGGTCGTTTAGATCTCAACACCGCCGGTTTAGTGTTACTGACCACCGACGGCGAATTAGCTCATCGTCTTATGCACCCCTCCTATGTGATTGAACGTGAGTATGCCGTGCGAATTTTAGGAAAAATAGATGATACCATCTTGAAAAATTTACAAGAAGGGGTATTGCTTGAAGATGGCAGAGCACGATTTAACCGAATTATTGATGCGGGTGGTTTAGGTGCTAATCATTGGTACCATGTGACCCTGAGTGAAGGTCGTAAACATGAAGTAAAACGCTTGTGGGAATCACAAGGTTTAATAGTGAGTCGCTTAATTAGGATCCGGTTTGGACCGATTGTTTTACCCAAAGGTTTACGAGCCGGTCATGCGGTCGAATTAGATCAACCGGGCAAAAAAGCCTTGTTACAAATGGTCAATTTACCGAAAACCCAGTAGGGCATTAACGAGTCAGCGTTGCTCACCTTACCTGGCTATTGGGCTTGCCTTTCGTACCTTAACTGGGAATTAGTAAAAGGTTATTGTACGGGTTGCCATTCGGCTATGAAATTTACCCAACAAAAATTAACCAGAGACAGATGGCAAGAACTTCTCGTGTGGATGCAAAAAGAACAAGGATTAAAAGGACTGTTTGCTGAAGATGAAGTCAAAGTTCTCGATTACCTTTCCCGACATTACACCACAGAAGAAGAAAAGAGAAAACAATTAGTTAAACGACACAAGCTTGACGAAGAAACTGGCTTAATTGTCGCTGATAACTGGATATTAGTGAAAGGTAATTGTACCGGTTGCCATTCTGCCCGCAAATTTTTACAGCAAAGATTAAGCAGAGAAAGATGGCAAGAAGTGATTCAATGGATGCAAAAAAATCAAGGACTGGTGAAATTTGATAGCGATACCGAAAACAAAATACTTAATTATTTGGAAGCTTATTATTCACCTCAAGGTTAATCACGATGGCTTGGTCAAATTTATTTTGAGGCAAGAGTAGGGTGCGTTGTTAACGCACCATTAACCTAAATTTTCCAACAATCGAATTTGATAAGTAGTTTGTTAATGGGGCACATCAAGGTTAATCATTGAAATCGCTCCGTCTCAGTTCTGAATCCCAGCACTTAAAATTCCCAATATCTGGTCAATTTCAGAGATGTAGTATTCTTTCAAGTCAATTTCTACCTGATAGTCAGTCAATTTTAAAAATTTCCAGTTGGTACCGGTCGTAACTACACCATAAATCGTGGTGATAGGATTTTGTTCGCGTTGATTAAATAGTTGGGCGGCGACCATTTCTGCCACACATTGTCCTAATCCATTGTTAATATTTTCATTCTTCGCTTCTACTAACATGACAACGGGTGCTGCGACAAACAGTTTTTCTGGAGAGCGGCTTAAAATAAAATCACAGTAACCAGTTAGACCTTGGTCTGGTTCGACATCAAATTCAACGCCTGAAAATAGATTAAAACCTGCATTTAACTGCTTTCTTGCCTCAATTAAAATAGGGGTAATGATCATTTCTGAACGGGCTTTTTCCGTGTTACTGGCGAGGGCAAGTGGAATGTTGTATTGTAGCGTTTCGGTCAAATAATCACTACATTTGAGGGTGGATATATCGGCAAAAATATCTACCTCTTCAGAAGTTATCAAATGAAATGTTTTCTTAACGGTAGCTAAAGTGAATTGACTATATGACATTATTTTTTGTTTTGAATCCCAGCACTTAAAATTCCCAATATTTGGTCAATTTCAGATAAATAGTATTCTCTTAAATCAATTTCTACTTGATGGTTAGTCAGTCTTAAAAATTTCCAGTTGGTGCCCGTTGTAACCACGCCATAAATCGTGGTGATGGGATTTTGTTCGCGTTGGTTAAATAATTGGGCGGCAAGCATTTCGGCGACACATTGTCCTAATCCGTTTTTAATATTTTCGTTTTTAGCTTCTACCAACATCACGACAGGGGCTTTAACAAACAATTGTTCAGATGATTGACTGATAATAAAATCGCAGTAGCCCATCAGTCCAGTTTCTTCTTCTACATTAAATTCAGCACCAGAAAATAGACTCATCTGATTAGGCAGTTGTCGTTTAAGTTCAATCAAAACGGGCGCAATAATCATTTCGGAACGAGCTTTTTCGGTATTATTAGCAAGCGCTAAAGGCACATTGCAGTTAAGAATTTCCGTCAGCAGTGGTGAACTAGGCAATAGGGGCGTATTGGTAAAGAGGGCAACTTTCTCAACTATCGTGAGATAAAAAGTCTTTTCAAGGCTTGCTAAGGTAAATTGGCTGTATGACATAACTCTCTAATATTTAATAAAAATAACCTGAGTTCGACGTAATTTTTTAGCCTGTTAGATCAAACAATTAAACCGGTGAATAAGTATACTCTAAATTTATAAAAACTTAATTTATAATAAATTGTATATTTTTATATCGAACTCAGGGTTCCTAAAATTGCTATCAAGATTCTCAATAACTCTTCCAAATCGGCTGGCACCCGAAACAGATTTAAGTCTTGAATGACCGTTTTCGTCGCCCGTTCTAAAATTCCGAATCGCCAAATTTCACCGGTGGAGACTGCACCATACAGGTGAGGTGTGACACCGTCAGTCCATTTATCCAACGCAATGAGTTCCACCGCCAACTGCATAAAGCCTCTTTCTAAATCACTATTTTTCGCTTCAATCACTAAGAGATTTTGTTGAGACTGCAAATAATAATCTAAAGTGCCTTTTAGTTGGTCATTGACCATCAATGGAAACTCGACTTTAATTTTGGCATGAGTATAATCCACCAGTTCCAGTAAAATGGGGGCTATCAAAAATTCACGCTTGGCAGTTTCATTTGTGAGACTGATATAAGGAAGAGTTCTGCTTAGCCGCGCTTTGAGTTCAGCTAAATTGGCCAAGGGTTCGAGATGACGAGGTAACTCATAGTGTTGTTTAGCAAAAACGTAAGAAAAATAGGCCAGGATGTCTTCTAGGTAATCAACCCATTTAAAATAGTCAGAAAAATTATAAGCCGTGTTTTCGGAAAGAATCGTCGATTTCATGGCAAGGTATCCTCTACTTGGTAAAGGTTGCTAGTTGCATAGTGGTTTCCTTTTTTGGGGTAACGGGTGATGATTTTCTACTTTTTAGAATAACGCACCTGATGGTATGACGCTATCGCGTTATCGATCCGACGCAGGCTGGTAGCAACTTCGTATTCTTCGGGGTCAAAAGTGAGTGTAGTCTGGATGAAGCGTAGCGGAATCCAGGGATACCCTAATTTCTCTCCTAGATTTCACCTCGTTTCATCCAGGCTACTTGCTAATTCGGTGCTAACCGTTGAGCCAAACACACGCCGTCCAGCTTAGATTCATTGCAAAGTGCTCTGGCTTTAGCATTGAGTTCATTCAATTCTGCGCCCGCGATGCTATTCTCATCACCGATAACAACCGTCTTGAGGTGCTCACAATGGAGCGTGCACTGACCACCGGCATCGATATCTTCTAACGTACAATGTTGAATACCCAATTTTAGGTGCGTGTTGATCGCCGGATAGTCGGCTGAGGAGTAGGATGCCCCAAACTGAGGTAAAATGGCTTTGGTTGGAATGAGTTGGCTATTGAGTTGAGTAATGCCCTCGAATTGATTCTCTGCCAGTTGCGCACACCAGAGGTTCATTCCCAGGTTATTGATTTCAGAAGCCGTGTCCCACTGGATAACCAGTTGATTTTCTAGCGTTGATACTGTCAAATTAGCTAAAGTCACCGGTAAGTATTCTTGAACCTCACCACAAGTTCCACCCGCCCAACACATCTCGGCTGTCGCTTGATTCACTTGACCCCATTTAAATTGAGTTGCCCCAGCATCCCGGGCTAATTTTTTACATTCTTCAAAAGGATATGAACCTAAAGACGCATCACAGGAAGTGGTACCATCACCGCGAGTATAACTACAACAATAAAATTCTTTAGCGGGTTGTTGGCAGTTGGCGCAACGGAGGATGCCTCCGTCACCGAGAACAAAAACATCACCTTCTGGGCTGCCCCAAATAGCATAGAGAGAGAGTGGAACTGTGGTATTTGCCTTCCAATTATCGCCATCGTAGTGGAGAATAGCACCTTCGTATCCGATCGCAAACACATTGGTGTTAGAATTACCCCAGATATCGAGAAGATCATTATAAATGTTACTGTTCTCGCTGTTCCATTGAGTGTTCCACTGATTACCATCGTAGTGGAGAATCGTACCCATTTGGGATAGGGGCCAAAACAATCCAACTGCAAATACATCCGTGCTAGAAGTACCCCAGATACCTCTAAGATCATAATAAGTCCCACCACTGTTCATAGGCGTCCATTGGTTACCATCGTAGTGGATAATCGTACCCCCCATACCAACCGCAAATACATCCGTGCTAGAAGTACCCCAGATGCCTCTAAGATCATAACGAGTCCCACTGCTCATGGAGTTCCATTGATTCCCATCGTAGTGGATAATCGGACCCCCCCCACTAACCGCAAACACATCGGTGCTGGAACTGCCCCAGATGCCGCTAAGATAAGCAGTAGTTCCACTGTTCATAGGACTCCATTGATTACCATCGTAGTGGAGAATCGTACCAGGGTACCCAATCGCAAATATATCTGTGCTAGAACTGCCCCAGATGACAAAAAGATGAGCAGAAGT
Encoded here:
- a CDS encoding glucosyltransferase-I precursor, coding for MVGEGGTILHYNGNQWNTMNSGTSFYLSGIWGSSSTDVFAVGDHGTILHYDGNQWRTMTSGTSYSLNSIWGNSSTDVFAVGYEGKILHYDGNQWNLMNSGTSTYLYGIWGTSSTDVFAVGDGWGTILHYDGNQWTTMNSGTSTYLTSIWGSSSTDVFAIGSYGTILHYDGNQWNLMNSGTSDYLNGIWGSSSNDVFVVGAYGTILHYDGNRWTVTNKTSTDYYFRDIWGTSSTDVFAVGYEGAILHYDGNQWHTMNSGTSAHLFVIWGSSSTDIFAIGYPGTILHYDGNQWSPMNSGTTAYLSGIWGSSSTDVFAVSGGGPIIHYDGNQWNSMSSGTRYDLRGIWGTSSTDVFAVGMGGTIIHYDGNQWTPMNSGGTYYDLRGIWGTSSTDVFAVGLFWPLSQMGTILHYDGNQWNTQWNSENSNIYNDLLDIWGNSNTNVFAIGYEGAILHYDGDNWKANTTVPLSLYAIWGSPEGDVFVLGDGGILRCANCQQPAKEFYCCSYTRGDGTTSCDASLGSYPFEECKKLARDAGATQFKWGQVNQATAEMCWAGGTCGEVQEYLPVTLANLTVSTLENQLVIQWDTASEINNLGMNLWCAQLAENQFEGITQLNSQLIPTKAILPQFGASYSSADYPAINTHLKLGIQHCTLEDIDAGGQCTLHCEHLKTVVIGDENSIAGAELNELNAKARALCNESKLDGVCLAQRLAPN
- a CDS encoding pseudouridine synthase family protein, with the protein product MNRKPTTTLASPTTEKLQKVLARIGLGSRRQIEDWIRQGRVKINRQIATIGDRISSADEIWLDGRKLNRFHLQAPPQQILCYHKPIGEVCTRHDPDGRPTLFDNLPHLRHGRWVTIGRLDLNTAGLVLLTTDGELAHRLMHPSYVIEREYAVRILGKIDDTILKNLQEGVLLEDGRARFNRIIDAGGLGANHWYHVTLSEGRKHEVKRLWESQGLIVSRLIRIRFGPIVLPKGLRAGHAVELDQPGKKALLQMVNLPKTQ
- a CDS encoding moxR-1 methanol dehydrogenase regulatory protein; this translates as MDINIRSPVTIYQNIVANLEKVITGQTNAIRKLLAAFASGGHILLEDLPGTGKTTLAKALAQSLQLHFQRIQFTPDLLPSDILGVSIFDQHEHNFRFHKGPIFTDILLADEINRASPRTQSALLEAMGEKQVSLDGTRYSLGELFFVVATQNPLEFHGTYPLPEAQMDRFAMRFNLGYVSAEEEVTILSNHQQPPKPLISCASREDIYTLRKSAQDIRISAELKRYIVDIVRETRHATGVQIGASPRASLTLMKTAQALALFDGMEFVTPEHIQEIAVPVIAHRLKVDSQARFSGVSDKSVVIDILRQIPVPF
- a CDS encoding glycosyl transferase, family 9, with amino-acid sequence MHILLIKTSSLGDVIHTLPALTDVQQQVPHLQCDWVVEEHFAEIPRWHPVVRQVIPVALRKWRKQPWQTGSSGTWHQFIQQLTQQQYDRVIDAQGLLKSAFLTYFARGQRCGFDYRSAREALASLVYQQRYPIPKNQHAVTRLRQLFAAILNYPLPQTPPDYGIIPYFQSQSLITTTAPTLIFLHGTTWVTKHWPDDYWVGLAKRAVAAGYQIRLPWGNSHEYARAQRIAAIHRQVSLIPKGDLQNLASELLQAQAVIGVDTGLAHLAAALAVPTLTLYGATQPARTGTYGSQQRHLQAHFPCAPCLKKKCIYRGSVTVFPACYQDLSVDKVWEALQELLSN